The Desulfosporosinus acidiphilus SJ4 genome has a window encoding:
- a CDS encoding MFS transporter, with protein sequence MKKNLIALLGLAGFIVMADNWVVSPLLPAISQNLNIDIAKAGLLISAYMIPFGIFQVIFGPLADRYGKKQVITFSMIAFTIATGLCAFGSSLTSLALFRALTGLFAASVMPISLALIGDVFPLQERQGAIGSFMGISFLGQGLSMAIGGTIAFFLNWRGVFAAYSVFSLIPTILLLKNYKSLPSDKNPNSKLLAPYKKLLATSESLLTYFIVLLEGIFIVGSFSYIGSYIAQTYHFNFFYIGLIMTGFGIMTVIGGRLSGKLSQKVGARTVLTFGLLFAALADFILYSLGTNLILLILGVALLGLGFIFTHSTLLTRATEFAQKARGAAMSLVAFCFMGGGGVGTAIGSRLIATFGLLQLFIIYGVALVITLCLSFVFIRGHVVGIKTSK encoded by the coding sequence ACCTGCGATTTCTCAAAACTTGAACATCGATATTGCTAAAGCCGGCTTATTAATAAGTGCTTACATGATTCCTTTTGGTATTTTTCAGGTTATCTTTGGACCGCTTGCCGATCGCTATGGCAAAAAACAAGTGATTACATTTTCCATGATTGCATTTACTATTGCGACAGGTCTCTGTGCTTTCGGCAGCAGCTTGACGAGCCTAGCCCTTTTCAGGGCTTTGACAGGATTGTTTGCTGCTTCAGTCATGCCAATTTCCTTGGCTTTAATTGGTGATGTCTTTCCTCTTCAAGAGCGACAAGGTGCCATTGGCAGTTTTATGGGCATCTCTTTTCTCGGCCAAGGATTGAGTATGGCCATTGGCGGAACCATTGCCTTTTTTCTGAACTGGCGAGGGGTTTTTGCGGCCTATTCTGTTTTTTCTCTAATCCCAACAATTTTACTTCTTAAAAACTACAAAAGTCTGCCCTCTGATAAAAATCCTAACAGTAAACTACTAGCACCCTACAAAAAACTTTTGGCGACTTCCGAAAGTCTCCTCACGTATTTTATAGTCTTGCTCGAAGGGATTTTTATCGTTGGCAGTTTTTCCTACATTGGCTCCTATATAGCACAAACTTATCACTTTAATTTCTTTTATATCGGTCTCATCATGACAGGTTTTGGAATTATGACGGTTATAGGAGGACGTTTAAGTGGTAAACTCTCACAAAAAGTCGGGGCTAGAACAGTATTAACTTTTGGATTGCTATTTGCTGCCCTGGCCGACTTTATTCTCTATTCTTTGGGTACAAATCTAATCCTGCTTATTTTAGGAGTCGCTCTGTTAGGGCTTGGCTTTATCTTTACGCACTCAACATTATTGACCAGGGCCACAGAATTTGCCCAAAAAGCACGAGGAGCGGCCATGTCACTAGTTGCCTTCTGCTTTATGGGAGGCGGTGGTGTTGGGACGGCCATTGGAAGCAGACTCATAGCAACTTTTGGACTATTGCAGCTGTTTATTATCTATGGGGTTGCCTTAGTTATTACTCTTTGCTTAAGTTTTGTTTTCATTCGTGGACATGTCGTTGGAATCAAAACTTCCAAATAG